Within the Rosa rugosa chromosome 2, drRosRugo1.1, whole genome shotgun sequence genome, the region ttccttaagtgtatgatgctctccctctcgggtaaagatcttataccCTAGCTATGCAGTCTATcattctcaggtataaatttaacatgcaaggattcattacgttttagaaaacaagagaatcaagCAAACAATTAGTCTCTCTCAAGTAATAATATATTTTACCaaacttaatcacaagaagctaatcaaattatattgcatctctacTTCAAATTTATCTTCCAATTACTAAATGCAAAgacctaaggtgatcaatcaaagaacttaaacataaagcataaagcataaattcaaatagtgattaagcatttaTCATAACGAGGCTATAAATCCATCACTAAAACATCAACATACATAAATAATCATGCTAGGGCAtgatcctaaccctagaaaaaggtttaacaaaagataactaaataaaacataggaacaatataaaaagaatggaaaggaaaagaaggatgAGTCGTATCTGCTCCATAGGCACTTACATTGTGCTTCCGAGACTTTCTTCTATGTGAATTTTGTTCTCCTATTTATAGGGAAGATTCCTACTCATATTTGGCTTCAAGTTTCATTGTTAGACTTGGGATCAGATTCATTTCTttatttggaatgggaaaaccttgaaatatcttcagtaaaagtaggaataagttcatcattgaatcctcatttgaattaacttccttaaaacattaggattgacgatCTTGTGCCGCGGAACTTGAGTCCTGCACAAACATTTgtaattcccgagcagatttccctTTCTGACCTATCTTCAATCAAacaatcataactttctctagAAGTATTGAAATCGagatcgagatccgtaaaattctacagaaagtagacattcATAGCTTTCCAATGATTCATTGTATAATTCGATCTAGTACTTTCCCAGTAATTCGGAGAATTTGGATGTTCTGCACTGGCAGATTCTGGGACTTGGGATTGCACATTGccttcaatcctagttagcttaTTTGgcttattttcttctttctatggaacaaacctacaaaaacactaaaagatgtaaatgaatcataattaaggagaactaaacataaatatcaagataaagaggcatagaaatataggaaaatatgagcacatcaattCTCCCTAAATCTTCTGGGGGAGGTGCCGGTGGTAGGGGATTTGGAAGCTTATGGGCCCGACCCTTTATATGGTCTTGGTCATATGGGCTTACTTATCTGACAGGACAACTTGGGGTTTATGAGGAGGGTGATCTGCCTCCTCTTATTGTTTTTCTAATGCTCGGGATTTTCTAAGCGTGCATATACAAAAATTTTGTTTTAATCATTTGATCAAAGAATTTTCAGTCGTACCATAATTGCGTGTATTGGTGGTGGAAGTTGCCTCTTGGCATGTGCTCAAAATCTCACTCTTTTCTTCCGTTGGGAGGaaggtgattttttttttcttcaattaccATGTTGCTCAATTAGGATATTGTGTTGCTCGATTTTCTCCACCCTAGTAACTCGGACGAAGATGACCTGTAACAAGAGAGAGAAATTCTTCGGATGGTTATAACGTTGGGGTGATGTTGGTCAAGAACTCTCCGACGATCAAGTTAGGGGTGCATTTGATTAAAGTGAATTGCTTAAATTTGTATGAACTCATACCTCCTTACCGTGTGAAATGTGGTTTATATGGGTTGGTTAAGGTCCTTACAAGGTAGAAATTCTTATGCCAGATTGACCTAGGATTCCTGGAGGTCAAGTATATCGCTTATAGTATTTCTAGAAATTTTCTCACATTCGGCCAGCCCGATAGGGCATCACAAGCCCAATTATGTGTTGGGCGCCTTATGGATCATGTTTACGTTTCCTATCCCATTTGGGATCCATTGTCTCGTATTGGACCGGAGTTGTTACATATTGCTCTGTTAATAGGGCTGTAGAAATGCTGTGCTGCTCTTGCTCTTCTATTGAAGAAAAAGTTTAATAACATTCAGAGAAATTGAGATATTGAATACAAATTGAAGAAGTGTAGTATATAAGATCTCAAGTAGAAATTGATAATTAAAAAGAGAATTTTCCAGATTGAACCATTTCAGAGAGATTTTCATTCATTGAACAATCCTTTCCTTTTGCTTACAAAGTTGCATGAACCACTTTGGTTGCTTATGTAGTTCTGCAAACCCCTTTAGGCTGCACTACAACATTAGTGAGCAACATGATCCCAAATTTCTTTGCTAAAATCCTATCCTTCCCATCTTATCCAACTCTGTTTTTTGTCCTCCCAcataaaaaatgaagaaacagaaCTATATTTGTTTATAAAATTAAAGAATGATCAATAACAATTCGATTTATCAGAACCTGGCACAGCGTGCTGGTAGACCGGTTTGATGATCAACCATGACTATCTCTGTGGCATTGTTGCATCCAATCACATCCTGCCCCAACTTGGCTCCAGCAGCCTTTAAGCCTTTAAGAGAAACCGGCATGTTGAAGAGGTTCAAAGATGGCAATCTTGAGGCCGGAGGCAATTTGCCACCTGGCAAGAAATTTCGGAAGTCTTCCTTCAACAATGGCACTTCAAAATCTGACTTGTCATGCTTCACAACATTGTCCTTGGCGCTGATATGAGCCCCGGGTTCCATATGGTTAGTGGAAAAGCTTGCCTGGTTTGGAAAGTTTGGATAAAGACTCACATATCCTCTGAGGTACATCATGTCTATAAGAAACTTTTTCCATGACGCTTGCCAACCATTAGTCCGGGACTTCGGAATTTGAACCGGGTTTTTCTTGGCATCTTCGGTGAACCTCATGTTCATATAGACATAGAACTCTCTCCATTGCTTGGGGAAGAAGACTGCTCCCCAACTGCAAGGTAACTGGTGGAAATAAGGTGTGTTTGGATGAATGTTCTTAAAAAACTGTGTTGGGTTCCATTTAGGCCTTTCTTTCACCACCTCAACTATCCTAGGGGTGTAGAGAGAGATTGAGGACAACTCGGGAAGAGACACTTGAGGATCATAGTGGTAGGCTAAGAGGGCGTATTTGATCCATAGGTAGTAGTAAGGTGAGACTTCGATATCATCTTCAAGTAGCagaccaaaatcatcatcagaTGAAGGGTACCAACTCTCACTGACAGCTCGAATAAGCCCTCCTTGTATGATCCTCCTCTTGAGAGTTTTAGGGCCATGAGGCCAGTCAAATGAGCTTACTAATCTAATAGTTGCTTCATCAACTTTGCTGTCCATGTTGAAGCTGATAGGTACCTCATCCCCAAGATAGTATGCATCACTGAGAGATTTGAGAAGCCTTGTAAGGGAATGCACCCGGTTTTGGGTGATAATGTTGATAGAAATCCGCATTCTGTTCCAATCTGCAAAGCATAAATTTTGTTGGTTAACAAATTAATGCTTATTAAATATTTTGTAGAATATATAATTGAGTTAGCTTAAGTTACAAGGAATTTGAATAAGAGAAAAGTTGGGATTCTTACTTGGCAATGCTGTTGTTCGAAGATCAGTCATCCAAAGAACTTTTGATATTGAAGGCCTTGGTAAAAGAACCAATGTTGTACCATTCCCATTAGTCTCTGTTgccattttcaaaatttttttcaCATTAGGATCAATGTCAGCCACTGCAATCACCACACTCGGGTTATGAATCTTGATCAACCCTTTCATGCTAGCATATACTCCTTGCAGCACTACCACCTCCGAGTTTGATATCCCCGAAAGAGCCCCCACTGCCAAATCGAAGATCTTAAACCTCCGCTCTTTGCATACCAACTTAGGCCACTTGAGTGCAGTAGCTGCATCTTCACAAGGGCAGAAATTGCCTCCAGAGACGGCAATGTAAGCTTTCTTTCCAACAGTGGACCTGAATTTCTCAATAAGAGGTGCGAGTGCTTTAACTTCATCAACAGAATGAGCATAGAAAAGGACATCAATTTTTTGAGGATGCATTGCAGCCCACTGCGTGATATAACCAGTAGATAGTGCTTTCCACCATTGATCGTCTCGGACTTGAACAATGTCTTTGAAAATTACAGTGGTTTCGGATACATAAGCAAGTCTATGTTCACTGTCACCCCAAGTTTCCTTATCCTTTGGGTCAACTGGAAGAACAAATGAGCCAGCATTTCTGTACTTTTGAAGCTGATAACTGCATTTTTATCAAGAAAGGAACATCATTAGAGACTTAGAAGCATATAAATGATATAGTACCTAATTGACAAGAAGTCTTCTCAATATATTTTTGACATCATTAAACTTTAGTTCTCTCTTTATGTGATCTATTTTCCAATGTTGGCAAGATATActtgaaattttgtttttggaACTGCTATTTAATAatcttaaataaaaaaaaaaaatcctttttcAGTGGTTGGTGAAGTCCTTTTAGTGTATATCCCTAATGGTGTTGGCCAAAATGTTCTTTTGGCCAATGGAGTGCAATAACAAGCCCCTAATGCTTTCGGGAATCTCAAAAAGAGAACCATCTTTCCAAGAAGGTTGTTGCTTAATCAAGCAAAATGGACATGTATAATGTGGAGTAAATTATATACATAAGACAAACAAGTGGATGCAGAAAATCAAAATAGTGGAAACAGGGCATAGAATACCTATTTTAAATAGAAGGTATTCTATTCAGCTGTATAAAAGACAAGTTAACTCCATTATTAGTGTAAGTTTAAGATTCCTTCAACCAAATTTATCaattaagaaaagaaatttgATGAAGTACAGAATTAGAACTTCAAATTAAGTCTAAAGAGTTTCCGAGTAAATAGGAATTATAGGATCAAGTTTAATCCCTAGACAGTTGAATTAATCCAACCAAGGCATTCAAATCATGGTTTTAGTGTTCCCAATAGATATTGAGAATCAAATCTAGAAACCCTCTGATATATATACTTAATATTGTTGACTCAAGGTAACTCCAATTTACTATGTAGGTTTGTGCTCAAGGTAAAAACTTCAATGCAGATAAAAATGACCAAAAACGCAGAAGTTAAAGGGTTGTAATCATAATTAACACATACCTAAGGTGCAGATCTTCACCGGTCGAAAATGTGAAGGGTGTCTCAATGAAAAGTGTCTTAATCAGCTCTGCAGATAAGAACCAAGAGCTGGAAAGAAAGTCCACCTGCACAATTTTATCAAGAGTGATATCATATGCAGGGTCAGGTAAATAAAGTCCTGCCTCCTTAGACCTGAACTTTCTATAGCTTGGAAAAGTGAAGTCCTTTTGCCTAAATGGCAAAATCCTTCCTATGCTGCCCAAAACCGAGTTCTTGTACTTCTCTGTCCCTGCTACATGTGACAAAATCTGCAGCATTTTCTTCCCGGGAATCATGTCATCATCAACAATGTACACAAGATCGGCTTCGGTTTGCAAAGCCATTTGGAACCTTCCATAGTACTTGAAGTCATAGCTTGAACTTATGAAGCTTATTCTTGAATCGTTGTAGCTGTCGACGATTCTCTTCAAAGAGAGCTCATTTGGACTCCCAAATGAAAGAACCCAAACATGGTGGAAAGGAAGGGTTTGTTGGAGCAAGGCATCAAGCTGAGCACAAAGTGTTTTCCTCTTGAAGTGGTTCAAGATCACTGTGACTTTTGGTCTGTTGGGACCTTTCAAATCCCACTTGGACTTCATTGCCATCAGCTGAGCAAGAGTTTCTGTACCAATGTTCTTGCTTTGGAAGTCCAACACCTCATTGTAAAGCTCTGTTTTCAGCTTGATCATCTGAGCATCATTGGACTTCTTCTGCTCGAAATCAATCTTTTCGTGCTCGCAAATTTCGGAGGGAGTGATGGGTTGGATTTCGGCCAATCTCACAAGAGAAGCAGAATCTTGATAGTGACCAATGATGTGGGGTGGGATTATGTACTGTTTCCATTGCTGTGCAATCTTGGTAGCCCATGTGAAGTCTGGTTTGGTTCGTAAATCGATGGAAGGGCTCATGTAGTAGAGAAGGAATGTTGCGTAAACTGCAAAGGCAAACTGGAGACAAGTGAGAGCTGTGACAAGCCTAGCAGAAGTGCTCTTCTGAGGTTTCCCCTTGGCTTTTCCTCCAACATAATCACTCAGCATTCCTTCCAAGTAATCCCTACTTCTCGTATTCGTATTTCGATCAAGTCCCATCATATGATGTTTAAGTATACAGAATCGTGTTACACCTGCAAGAAACATTTACAATCCATCAGTTTAGAACTCCCGCTACACCTCAAAATTGTATACATGCATAGCCAAGCTTGATGCTTACCAAAAGATGCAAGACACAAACCAAATTGGAAAATGCTATGAACTTTTAGGAGTAGTGATATCTCTTTGAAACAAAGTAGAAGATGATATGTATAGAACTGTCTCGGAGGAATTTCGTAGAACAATTGGAGTTCACCACCAACTACGCAGCACAAGAATGTAGAACCACGTTTAGGAAAAGCCTTTGGAGGGTCAAGTTCACGatgaaaaggaggaggagagatAGCAAAAGCCAAGAAGGGCTTTAAAACTAAGCAGGTCCTGATTTTGTTGACGAGCTAACGGATCGAGTGGTTTTTATATACATAAAAGAAAGGGTCACAAGAAGTGCAGGGGAAGCAGCCCATGGAAAATGCATCAAAGCTCACATGGAGTTAACGCTTAtattaaaagaaaatgagaaacaaaATGTGTGATTTTTAAAGAAATGGGGGGTTTGATAATTAACGCGTTTCCTTCACTACAACTCTCACATTTCCACCCTTCAGTCACCACTTTAAAGCCTGCTTTGACGCCTTAGAAAAGGGCTTCCCCTGCGTTTTCGGCACTGCTGTGTTTAACACAACTCTCTTTGACTCAAATTTACTAATTACGTACTGGATTCATAATTGACCAATCAAGGTCTAAGTTTCTGAACCTTAGGAAGGTTTATAATCATTGTTTAAcgaaaattaaacagtttagctAATGGGATCAAAATTGACAAAACCCAATTTCCAAGAAAAATAGTATTAATTTTGCCTAATAAGTTCAGTACATGTACCATGAAAAGACCATATATGGACTCAAAGGAAAGACAGACATGTTACACACACTACCTTGAGGATCAAGTAAAAATGAATCAAAGAAAGAACCACGGGAGGATCAAGTAAAAATGAATCAAATGAACCAAGGGATCTCCAGCTTCTTCCTGCTTCAACTAAGCAAGCTTAAAGCTAAACCTGAATttcacaccaccaccaccacaacttATGTCAATGAAGAGGCCACGTCGAGGTTACAGGGAATGGAAGCATATGCATTAGGGCATAAGGATTGAGTAGGGAAGAGATAATTAGTAGAGAATAATGTGAAACTATATATTGAATATATAGTTTGACCTTTTGCATAAAGATGCCTAATTGAACGTTGCAGCAAGCTTATAAGTTTGTTTATGGGTTTTTGCCAAACTTTGACGAGTTCATCGTTGCAAGAAACCTGTAGGCTGAATAGATTTGCTTGTAGCTAGCAGTACCAAAAATAGGACTTATTTTATCCATGGGAAAACAGCTAGAAAAATTAAGGGAAGCAAAGTATGAATGGAAGTATATATGGAACACTCGCTGTTATTAACCTAAATTGGTCAAGTCGTATTTTTGTAGGTGAGTTGCCATTAGAGTTGCAGAAGCTAAGAAAAGAAGAACAGAACATTAGGTTTATTATCATTTTTGAAAAATGATCCCATTACGATCACATTCAGTCGCACCAGGTTGTTTTAGTGTGAACACCTCTGTGGAACAAACATAGTCATTGCTTCAGATACTTCGGTTTAAGTAAAATGTATGAGTGGGTTTTAAGATGTGTTTAGTGTTGAGGATATaaacatcccacatgggaaaaatatGGGATCttgcttatgggtttataaggatttAGGCCACTCTatctattgccaattggtttactttaccccagattactttatcatggtattagagcgggttatcccacgtgtgcatgcctaacggccacacggacTCCACATCACCaaaaagttgtccacgtgtatgaaTTGAAAATCCGCCACACGTGCgagggcgtgttgagaatataaacatcccacatgggaaaaatatgggaccttgcctatgagtttgTAAGGATTtgagccactccatccattgccaatgaGTTTTGGATgcgaaccccagattactttatcatttaGTTCTATTAAGAAAATTAGTATGGACATGAAGCTTGcatgaaatttaaaaaaaataaaaacaaataactATTATTTGGTGATTAAACAATTACCCTGATTGTAGTagctagggatggcaatggggagggtagggtaaggaGATTAAATTATCATTCCCATACCTGACTTCATTCTCCATCCCCTTACTTGCCCCAATCCCCGTAATAAGatactggggattccccgtctcCGTCCCTATTGGGGATTAGGTCCTCGTACCCGCCTCAATCCCCGTcaacaatattactaatttataatataaaaatttatacaaataattatggattgtaaaatatgaagttaaaatcatCAATATTATGGGGATTCCCCATCTTCATCCCTATTGGGGATTAGGTCCCCgtacccgccccaatccccgttaacaatattactaatttattatataaaaatttacacaaataattatggattgtaaaatatgaagttaaaatcaaacatcaaaataaaataaatttcttatttcaatcaaggaaaattgacatgttgataaagatcttttattaaaagaatcttcctttttttgaacatatttattaacaaaataatatcaaatatatatatatatatatatatatatatatatatatatatatatatatatatataatgcttACTGGGTGATTATGGGGATGGGGCTCaaaataccatccccatcccgTACCccatttcagaattcgaatactggggatccccatccccgttaCTCGATTTCCCCCGAATTTCTCCCCGTTAGGGTCGAATACCCGATGGGTACCCTACCCGATAGGGATTTTTGCCATCTCTAATTGTAGAGGCCGGTATGTTGAGGTACGTCTAGAAATGTTACTCTCTTCGTAGTGGAGATTGGATAGTTTTTAGTCGAGTAGGACTATTGGGACCAGTGGCGGAGCCAAAATCTTAAGCTTAttgggacaaaaaaaaaatatcaaaacataaaaaatctCTAAATGAAATTTCTATCTATTATAATGGTAATTGTCCTCGACGAGAatttatattttaaaattgtTTCATAACAGCCTCCCCATCTATACTAGTAAAATATCTTTAGTAGACTCTCTTtcttggctccttagctattctGGAGAGCGTGTGTAcctttttatcaattttaagtggctctccattttACTTTTAGGtatctcactcctaaatatagagagcgagatgaggctttctattatttttgttaatttaagacatttattttaatttttaagttgttttatgtaatttctaaatacatttaaactattttttctttattcaataaataatagaaattcaaaactagctaacaTAGAGAGAATTAATGCAAACATATTTTAAAAATGGctagccaaaataattttttagctactttggctaaaactTGACTAAAgaatagctagcattgctatAGTAAcctaaaaaataatattaagtCTCATAAAGTCATCCCAGAAATGCAACACATGTCCactttaatttatatatactagattttctccacacatgctctgcatgtgcaataaaaaaagaaaacggttattgcagagaaTAGATAATGGGAGAGCAGAGTGGGTTGTgggttcttttttttgtttattcttttaataaaaatatattttgtaaatgttaTAATTGAccttatgatttaattaattctcaaagtttattaattttatgggtcatttctgtcaaaattttaaattCGAGCTAACAAACCGTTTTCTCTTAATAGTACTATAGTAGTATAGATatagagaaaattttacaaacagtACCCCAAATAAAGCCCATTCATCACTTTGGTACATCACATTTaaaaactatcacattggtacctcAACATTTAAAGTCAACACAATTTTCATACCCTCCGCTTATAACGGCATTAAATTCATTGCCATGTAAGCTATTTCATGGACAATTTTGtcttttcattttctatttttttcccccttcttcttccccttctAATCACagaatactctctctctctctctctccctcccccgtAAAGTCCAAAGAAGAATCTGAACTCGAACCGGTCTCCCTATGTTTATAGCTATTTGAATCCAAAGTCATTGCCTCTGTCTTCAACCTTTGCCGGTGATAACACAGTCCCTGTTGCCGCGAAAGAATGAGGATGAGGGAGGTTGAGGGTCTGATGACCCATGCCTCATCAGCGCACAACCTGCGCTGGCAAGTGAGGCCAAGCAATTAGCTGCCTCTCGGTTAACCCAACTCTATCGAATTTGAAAAAATATGTCTTGTTTTCGTTTGATTTGACTGAGAATTGGGTAAACTTCCCATTTTGAATGTTTCTTTCCCCTAATTGCATCAATAGCATCACTTGATTATCATTCAATTTCAATCTTGTCCCATCTTTTTTCCAAGGCCAATGAGAGAGCCTATGAAATAGCCAGTATCTCTACAAGAACGACAGAGATGGCATGGATCTATTTCGTAAACCCTCCTACAAGGTGACAAGATCAATTGGCTCTGGTTGGAAAACAGCCAAACAGCCCCAAGTTCTGAAATTAAAGGTggtcaattttgtttctttgttagtCAGAACGATTCGAACTTTGGCTGAGCGAGATAAACAAAAATGACCACATAGATGAACACATAGGAGACAAAACCCAGTAATAGTTTATGAGTTTTGATCTCTGAAACTTTTGTGAATTAGGAACAGAGATAGGGAAGCATATATGAGCAGTAATCATCCAAAAATAAGCAAACCCATAACAATCAAAACTTGaatgaatgagagagagagagagagatgcgtACCATTTGAAGAGACTAATGAGTAATGAGAGTAGCAGATGGTGGAGAGAGAGTTTCATGATTAGGAGGGtaagaattgaaaaaaaaaaaaaagagtaaatga harbors:
- the LOC133732915 gene encoding uncharacterized protein LOC133732915, coding for MMGLDRNTNTRSRDYLEGMLSDYVGGKAKGKPQKSTSARLVTALTCLQFAFAVYATFLLYYMSPSIDLRTKPDFTWATKIAQQWKQYIIPPHIIGHYQDSASLVRLAEIQPITPSEICEHEKIDFEQKKSNDAQMIKLKTELYNEVLDFQSKNIGTETLAQLMAMKSKWDLKGPNRPKVTVILNHFKRKTLCAQLDALLQQTLPFHHVWVLSFGSPNELSLKRIVDSYNDSRISFISSSYDFKYYGRFQMALQTEADLVYIVDDDMIPGKKMLQILSHVAGTEKYKNSVLGSIGRILPFRQKDFTFPSYRKFRSKEAGLYLPDPAYDITLDKIVQVDFLSSSWFLSAELIKTLFIETPFTFSTGEDLHLSYQLQKYRNAGSFVLPVDPKDKETWGDSEHRLAYVSETTVIFKDIVQVRDDQWWKALSTGYITQWAAMHPQKIDVLFYAHSVDEVKALAPLIEKFRSTVGKKAYIAVSGGNFCPCEDAATALKWPKLVCKERRFKIFDLAVGALSGISNSEVVVLQGVYASMKGLIKIHNPSVVIAVADIDPNVKKILKMATETNGNGTTLVLLPRPSISKVLWMTDLRTTALPNWNRMRISINIITQNRVHSLTRLLKSLSDAYYLGDEVPISFNMDSKVDEATIRLVSSFDWPHGPKTLKRRIIQGGLIRAVSESWYPSSDDDFGLLLEDDIEVSPYYYLWIKYALLAYHYDPQVSLPELSSISLYTPRIVEVVKERPKWNPTQFFKNIHPNTPYFHQLPCSWGAVFFPKQWREFYVYMNMRFTEDAKKNPVQIPKSRTNGWQASWKKFLIDMMYLRGYVSLYPNFPNQASFSTNHMEPGAHISAKDNVVKHDKSDFEVPLLKEDFRNFLPGGKLPPASRLPSLNLFNMPVSLKGLKAAGAKLGQDVIGCNNATEIVMVDHQTGLPARCARF